Part of the Clupea harengus unplaced genomic scaffold, Ch_v2.0.2, whole genome shotgun sequence genome, GAGGGACCTGAAGTCGGGTCAAAACATCAAACACAGCTTGTACGATGACTCAGACCCTAAATGAGTCCTGTTTGGGGGTCTGAGAAAATGGTCTGTTTCATCATGAAAGAAGAGTAATCACGTGAAATGATGAATGTGTAAAATTCTAAACTGTACTCATGTTTGAAGTCTTTAAGGACATCTTGAGGATTAGAGTACTATTGGCAGTGTTATTGAGGATTAGAGTACTATTGGCAGTGTTATTGGGGATTAGAGTATTGGCAGTGTTATTGGGGATTAGAGTATTGGCAGTGTTATTGGGGATATGAGTATTATTGGCAGTGTTATTGAGGATTAGAGTACTATTGGCAGTGTTATTGCTCATTCTTAATGTGTGATGTATTAGTTAGTATTTATGTGCAGTAGCTCCTTGGAAGTGTaaaataaatctctctctctctctcatatctgaCCTGGtcaacaatctctctctctctctcccactctttctctctctctctctctctctctctctctctctctctctttctctctctcaaatatctGACCTGGTCAAAAAGTAAAGGATCATGTTCTATTCCTAAAATACCTTACCTAAAATCCACTTTAAAAGTCCTGCGTTTCAGATGCAATCTACTGACAAAAAATGGAGACAAGATGCTTCaaacattgaaaataaataaataaataaagcaaatTCTGGGAGAAAATACACTCACATAAGAGGTAGGCTCAAGAGACGTCCTTGGCAAACATCTAAGGACTGAGATCTGCATGGTGTGAAAAGAACCAAGAACCATCAAAAGAACCAAGAGTGGAAAGAAAACTGTAAAGTTATGTAAGCTGTTGTCGATTgcaaaaacaatgacaacagtTGCAAGGGACACTTGTAGCAAAATATGTACAGACTCTTCCGCATACCATAGATGGAGAGCTGACAGTTGAAAAGGCCTTTTGAAGACGGTAGACAAAGGGCATCTGCGTTCTCTGCAAAGATCCAATTGCTCCATTTCAAAGTCTTCAAAGAAgagatttttttaaataggtgCAAGGATAAAATTACTGTTCATGTGAAAGATCAATTAAAAACTCCACCTCTGTTCAAACGTAAACAAACCTCTGGTTATCATGAACCCACTCTCTCACCACAGACATTAAAGCTTTTAGATTCCAGCTATCTAGTAGTGTGAAAACGGGACATACTGCATAGGGGTGTGTTATATGACCGCTGCATGATGTTTGAAAAAGAaactaggaaataaaaacagtattgaaaaatgtataaaaaggcagaataatatatatttatccaTATGTGTAATTTAACCCTGTAATGTTTTGGTTGAAGTGTCTATTGGACCTTTTgacaaaatattaaaaaagtagtcatttacatttttgacatttttttgtattacatttgataaatcaggcctttatggcaatttttttatttaaaaataaaatgtttttatttaaaacataTATCAAGATCTGTGTCATCAAAGAGTCATGAATTGCATCACTAATTGCAATACAAAAACGATGGAGTGAATATTTCATGGTggttagttcttttttttttcaaacaggaaCCTTtttaccgtttttttttttatttcaccttGATGAAGTTTTGCTTATCATGACCCTCCCCAGTGGTCAACTGAGGCGACATCTTTGCATCACCTCAGGAAGGGGTCTTGAGTCCATTTACCAAAAGTTGCTAAGATATGATCTTTCTGTCACATGTCAACTGCAGTACAAAGACGATGGAGGGATTTACACCGGCTGTATCATATTTGAGTCATATATTTTCAACAAGATTTTACTATgaaaaaaaaggatgaaatATTAAGTAATAATAAGTTGCTTCAATACAGTATTTTTTATATTGAAATATTAATAACAATATAAATACAtgaaggcagccattttggataTGGGACTGAAAGGCCCACTTCTATCTGCAGTGCACCTACACTGCATGGATTATTATTGATCATGATGACATGGATGTCTCAAAAACTCATGTagcaaatatgatacaaaaGGTGTTTTAGGGttaagtaaaacaaacatggcatatGTTGGGTAAACAGAAGAGGCTACATTTACTCTAATATTGGTAAAAGTGATATGGCAAATAATAGTGATATGGCAAACAATATAACATACAGCCTCTAGCCCCAGGAACTGAAAAATACTCAGACCTTATAAGACGTAATGGTTAAGCCATAATTCATCGTTCTGTGAAGACACAGTGAACAGTAGTTTTGAAGTTTTATGTAGTTGCTTGCCTTTCCCACATTGTGACTCCCATATATTTCAGACCCTACCAATCTTTTGAATCAATAAACCAAAGTTATTTATTGCACTTCACAAAATATTGCCTAGTGAAACGCGAGATTTTTGCATTGAACGttattcactaggtggcacTACACCACAAATGAATTGTAATGAGCTACGGTCATGCGTCTCCTAGAGGCCAACTTACTATTAAAATGGAGTTGTCGCTTGTAGAGCTAATGCCCAAAATGTGCAGTGAGCTTGCCCCACTTCAGGGGGTGCTAGCACAAAGGCACTCGCCCACCTAGGAAGACAAACCTTACATTCCGTATGAGTTATGTGGGGCTACAATCATGCCAAGTTTAATGTGGATAATGTCAAATCTCTTAagagcacacatacaaaatcatCAATCATGAAAAAAGAACAGTCAtacttaatatttaatatttcattAAATAAGTGACATTACTGCTGGAGGTAGAGTATGATGTCatggaaataaaaacataaaatataacataaaaatatataaaaaggcagaataatatatatttatctatatttatatatttatctaatttAACCCTGCATGTTTTTGGTTGAAGTTTTTATTGTTGCAGATAGAGCACGATGCTCAGTGAAGTCTAGGTAAGACTTCAGGTAAGACTCTCTTACCTGCCTTCCCTGGGGTTATGGCTCCCCCTAGAGGTCAGAtccctgctgctcaggttttttttttcacatactGACATACCACTTACACACCAAAAATTACACTCCACTATAATAACTACTTGCAACTAGCTTAAAACCTACACAATGTTCAGAGACTATTAACTTCAGGGGTTATAGATACAGAACAGCCCATTTGTTATCTCAAAACTTTTGAAATGTCACATTATGACAGTGACTTTTCCAATCTGTGGAACATTTATGCAAATAATTAACAGTTTAAGGATTACTTTTCAGTTGAACAATAGAAGGTAGATGTTGTTGTGTTCATTTCCAAAAGGTCATGCCTGTGATCACATAACCAGTACAGTCCCTGACTGTATCAGTTCACTGCTTCTGACACTTCTTGCTCCCGCTCATTCTGAGATGTTGTGGGGGTGAGATAGAGAAATATGAAACGCTGACcttaatcaagtatgtatgtgtgttaatcatacgCCTTTATGAGATGAAACATTACATGTCTGTCTTTGATTCCTAAGTGCTGACGTTTCTAACTCTGTGCGTGTGCTTAAATGAAGTACTGTGCCATCAGGGAAAATGACATctcattttaagccattttTATATTTAACTTAAACTAGTTTAAATATTTAACTTAAACTAGTTAAATATaaggtataataataataagctaTGTTTATATGAAACTAGGCTTGTTGGACAGAACTAAATAGATCTCAATGTATGTAAGCATAAGCCTTTTTTTGGCCATTGTGTTTGGCTGTGGCAGATAACTGGTTGGTTTGGTCCTATAACCTCTTTAACGTCAACCTCCAATCAAATACTGATCCCACACAGACCTCTTACCAACACTATCCAGGCCTGCATTCACCACATTAACTAATTTCTTACTCATCTCCGATGGTCCATCTTTATGTAATGCTTCTGCCCCAAACACTGTCAGTCTTGTTCCTAAGTGTTCTGAGTGGAATGAGGTCAACGTGTGTTCATGGTGTCATGTGAACTGCTGATGAGGGGCTCTCACTCTTGTGATTGGTTAAAAGGGGATGGTTGCCATGCCGGCTGGTAAAGCAACAGAAAAATACATTCTCACCATCACAGTCATActgtttaaagatgcagtccacgATGGTAATCCAAtgcaaattcagctaattgctccttgtggtcctctagctgtccattcagtatGTGCACTGAAAAAGACTCCGGTATTCATACTTAGTTCTGGCTTGGACTGAGCCATACACTGTTCTCTCTAaacaacatgttgcttcaggagcacggaagggaggggtgtaatttgattgccTGTTGAGTTGAAATGTCAACAGTGTTTCGGCAGAATCACAGACACTGCCTTTAAGTAACGCTATGGGTTTGTAGGGCACAAGAAACACCAGTCCATAGGCCATGCCCTGTACAAACGTTGCCAGTACTGTGCATGATCCAccatgttaggtgaaaattcacactcaAGATTCAAGGTTTATAAAGGTTGAAGTTAGCGtttctctgacgccaaagcaTTATGTCAGCAGAGATGACCACATGGTGGGTTTCCCACGTCTGAGGTCATTTTGCTATCAGCcctcgcttacacacacacagaaggtacacttttaaaGGTTATGCGTTTTAGCTTTCAGTCCCTCATTCTCCCACAgaaaattcattatttgtattcACCCATCTTAAATTAAAACGCAAACTGTaacttgttttttgttgttgtttcatacAGTGTCTTTGTTGTTTCAGTAATCATTTAAAGGGAAAGTCTCCAGTTCAGAATCTTTTTAATAAAAAAGTTAATcattacatacatatatgcagtGCTTGCAAATgtagttatttttattttgaatatcCAATTTGCAGTTCCTCTACTTGATTAAGGTACTCAAATATCTGATGACACCTTTTAATACTGTACCAGCAAAAGAGGTCTGTTTGTTTAACTCAAGATGAGGACTTGGAGTCGGCTGCAGACCCACTGATACTTTCAGGGCTTGGCTTAGACATGATGCCATTGGGCATGTCAACAGGTTTAGGTACAGGAACAGGTGCAATGACATCTGACGAAGCCTTCACGAAATTAGGGACTGAAGGGCTGGACTCTGTTAATAATGCAGAGACTGACAGcgctggtggtggtgctgttGATGGTAGCTCTATAGGTGAGAAGATCTTCATTTCCTCAGAAATGCTGAGTGCGGACCCCTGTATGGGTAACTCGGTCACTGATGGTATAGCAATGGGTGTACTTGATGCTTTAACAGCTGTGGGCACTGATACCTTAGCTTCAGAACTAGGGGATTCTGTCATAAGAGGGACTAAGTCTAATGGAGCTGACAGTTCTGGTGCCAGAATTGGTGGCATGACAAAGACTGGTGCACCATTCCCAGCAGCTGCATTTAAAGACAGTCCATTCATCACGGGCATGTCTGCAGCCTGTGAAGCTGAGGCCGAAAGATCTGGAACTGCTCCTGTGGCTTCGGAGACAAACACAGGTGGGGCATCTGCGGTGGTGAAGGCTGCTGCCACGTCCGGTGGGACGACCGCAACGGGTACATCTACGGCTGCCGGGCCTGGCACTGCTGGCACCGCTGTCAGCGCCACTCCGGCACCGGCGGCTTGAGCCTCCTCCTTGGCCATTTCAGCAGACttgctctccagctcctccataCGCCGCTGCACCATTCCAGGCATCAGCTCCACGTAAGTGCCCATCAGGCGGTGGTTGGTGCGGATGAGTTTACCCGCACAGCCGTCCACACAGCGCTCCTACCGGAGGTATTACAGATAGGAGTCACATGGAAGGCAAATAAAATGGACTCACAAGCACTTGCAAGTGAAAGGATTGCAGGAGTATTCTATTTAACTATATGACGTAGAGATCATGCGGGATTCCATTATTATCAACATGTCATGTAAACACATCACAGCCAGACCTTAACATCATGCAATTTCAATGAATGGCCCCAATTCACCTCTCCATCAATGAATGAACAGCGGTTGATCAGGAGTTTACGTTTATCTAAGATCCTGTGGTGGAAAATACACCGCCACTAAAGATCCGTTGAGGAGATTAATTTAACCTTACCTATAACAAGGCTCAAGAAAGAAAGTTAAATAAGGGGATCGTAAGACTGACCGAGGGATGCCTTTGCATGTTCTAATAATTCAAAGATAATCCCTGATCGCGTTACCTCGTCCATAGTGAGAGATCTGTAATTGAAGTTGGTTGTGCATCGTTGAAAGCAGATCTCTGTCATCCGATTGTAAACCATCAGAAAATCCTTCAACTGAAAAGAATGGATTCGTTAAAAACAGCAGCACACAATTTATTAAACTAACATTCTTACGTTTACTCTACCATATATATTAGGTTAACGTTAACTTACATTTCGTAGTTGCTGAATATGCTCCATTGTAAAACAACTGCAGTCCCAGAAGAAATATGTCTCTCGTTTAAATGCAATGTGGTACCTAAGGCATTAAATCATTGTTAATATAGTTTTGTAATACAATAAGACCGGTAATTCTCCCCAGACGAGTAGCTCATGACTTTCACAAGTGCGTCGCCATGTTCTTCTTCGCCACGCCTACTCGGTTTCTTCTCCGGGTTTACAAAAGGCGCAACATTCGGTGAAATAATAAATAGTGCCGCTTACTGTGGTGGAGTACACATTACGCTTACTGTAAAATCTGATGTGCCCtttgaaaaactgaaaaaggGCCCCAATCTTCTCCCCTGTACAGAATCTGTCACATTCGAAGGGGAAAAATAGGGAGTGTTTATACTTGATGCGATGCATTAACATCGTTTAACTATACataattgttttattattagaTATGTATCACTGCCTTAACTTCAAATCAATTTCTTGACCATGTACCCGTCAGAGATACAAGATGGAGTATACTTCACTTCTTCAAGTCTATGTGTTTAGTAATAGTATGCCAGCTGACACACATTTCAAGGTCCTCTTTACTGTATTTTTAGTATAGTAAGTATAGTTAGCTGGTGAAAAGTGAAATCAGTCAGACAGGGTCCAAGGCCTGTCAGACTCTGATAtctttgtatatttcacctaactaaaaataTTGATGCAAAAGTGCCATATATGGTTATATATCACATTTAATGTCAGTGAAGTTCTTAGAAGGGGTGCCAGCTAGCAGGCTGGAGCTGAtctccctcgggattaataacgtatccatctatctactcCCAGTATACAGGATGGCTTTGCCATGAAGCATAGGTGCAGGACCCCTAGCACTGCCCCACGTCTCGCACCTCTGCCCTGCAAACGAGCACATGCTATGTCCTGCaatcccctctcttctcctcggaAGGTCTGCATAATTTGTCTTCTTGTGTAGTGCCGCGCTGAAGGTTACTGTTGCACCTTTGATTTGTAGTTCCTTTTTTAACTTCCTCTACAGTGACGGTCTCTTGCACTTGTATCTGGTAAAATGGAAACTTGGTGCTCTGGCAAGTCTTATGCAGGTGTTTTATAATTTGGTGTCTGTGGTGAACCTAACTTGTTGGTTGCTTAGGATAAAAGAAATTACAAATGGTCTAAAACTCTAGTAATGTAGtacattaaatgtattcaaGCATGAGAAAGGAGTTCTGCCGAGCAAACCTTGCAAAAACCAACCACAGCACATGTGACAACTAGAATTGCTTGAAATAAAGTTGGTTATATCATGGTGTGTGGATAtcgtgtgctgtgtggtgtggtctgacCTACACAGTACACATCTGGGCTACACAGTGCACATCAGGGCTATACAGTGGAAACgccaggtgtgtttatctgtccttcacaagaCCATATCAAAATTAACTTGATAATTATCTTCTTTTATGGTTGTGCTCTTTATGTTTTAGTTGGCCTATGCGTCGTTGCTATGCATATCTTGGAAAACACCTTGTGCAAACGCTTGAAAGGTGCTACataagtctatttatagcttatcattattgttgttgttacacCTAAATTTGTTTCCTAAAACATAGCAAAATGGGTAAATTCCTGCATACTGCTggtttaatatataatataaatgcCTCTCAGAGCTGGAGTCACTTTTATTCAAGCACAGACCAATATAAAACCACAGCCAAACTAACTTTAAATAGAACTGGGTCCTGGCAGTTCTGGGCAGCccacagcaatacacacatagaacacaTTGCCTCATGCAGTcaaattaaattcatttaaaatatgctAAACTCGGTCACGATTGGGTAAACTTAACCACAGAGTACTCCTATGTAACTTTGGGACACCTCACGTGATAGGTCAGCTGACGATATGAGCCGCTCACAAGACCAGCTGTGACTTGTTATTGTTGCTAACAAGGTTTGATTTACCAATTGGTAATTGTCGAGGTTGGATTCTTTTTATACTGTGACGACGTTTTGAAATCTCCGCGCTTTGCTGCTGTTCCTCTTTTTGTTGACGATCGCACCACAAGAACACATCCTTGAACGTATGTGTGACCCACAGTAGACTAGCTTCAGTCTACTCTTTTCTGAGACTGTAATCGGTGCTGTAGAGGTTACTGAGTTGTTGTGCACTGTAGGGGCAAGTTGGGAGCAGCAACCCGATGTTATACTTGATCGGGGTTTAAGGGTTAGCCACCATGCATACGTTTAAAGTATGCTTCGTTGGCTTTTCTTGTCTCTTTGTCATGGTGACCTTGATCCATTTCGCTTCATCAATCCCTCTGCAAGAAaaggattttggtcagttgcgTTTTGTAGAACAACTGGATCGTTTTGGCGTTGGATTCGGCTGGCGGAACCTCACGTGTCCTCTGTGCAAAACACTTTTCACCATCCTAGACATCGCTTTGTTGGTAAGACCATCTGTACAATCACAGCTTTTACTTGTTGACAACTTTGCGTGTTACTTGCTGTTCGAGAACCTGGAGTAGTACTACCAACTGTAATAGTAGGTCGGTAGCCTGCTAACATGAAGCATGAAGTCAATTAAGCAGTCATGCCTACATAACACATGACAAGTTTTAAACTTAAGTAGCCTACATGGTAAGTAGACCGGTTTTGACATCTGgttttattatgtttttaaTGACGGTTACAttttacagagagagaaggaaagtgaCTTGCCTACTTGTCAGTAACAAACTGAGTCAtactgaaacttttttttttttttttttttcatatcacCATTGTGGCAAAGCTGTCTGCATTTCTCATATACTGTGAAGAGGGGGAAGTGTGTCTTGCTAGGTAACActaccctccccccccacccccaccctcctcacTTCGTCATATTTCCTCCACAGAGTGACACAAATAAACAGCGAGTGGCTCACGCCATGGGCGAAGCCTGCGTCCATCTGCATCTGGCGGACGAGCATGTGTGCCGAGAGATAACAGAGCTGTTCAGCGACGACTTCATCACCACGCTGCAGCAGTCGCTCCTGTGGCCCTCGGAGGCCTGCGCCATCGTGGTGGGCCCCTCCTGTGGCCACTTCGACATCTACGCGCCCTGGAACGTCACCCTGCCGTCTGTGCCAAAGCCCCCAGTCACCCCGCCCGTACCGCCCAGTCCTGGCGCCCCCCAGAGCAGGGTGCTCTTCCTCACCGACATCCACTGGGACCGGGAGTACGCCGAGGGCAGCGCTGTTGACTGCAAGGACCCGCTGTGCTGCCGGAATAGCTCGGGGTTGCCCAGCTGGAAGCACCACGGGGCTGGATTCTGGGGCACCTACAGCAAGTGTGACCTGCCGCTGCGCACTGTGGAGAACCTCCTCGAGAACGTGGCCAAGGACGGGCCCTGGGACTGGGTGTACTGGACGGGCGACATACCGGCGCACAACGTGTGGGCGCAGACGCGGGCGCAGCAGCTGAACGAGCTAACAACCATCTCCAGGCTCATCCGCAAGCACCTGGGCCCCAACGTCACCGTGTACCCGGCCGTGGGCAACCACGAGAGCACGCCGGTCAACAGCTTCCCCCCGCCCTTCATCCATGGCAATCGCTCGTCCACCTGGCTCTACGACACCATGGCGGAGGAGTGGGCCCCGTGGCTGCCACCTCAGGCCCTCAAGACCATCAGGTGGATACACagctccctttcacacacatattaggtcttcttttctcctcttacAGTTGTAATCTCCTTCTCTGCCCGCTGTTACTTTTATTCTTTTAAAGTGGTAATTAGTTGGAATTAATTATGAGCTAGGTGAACTTAGTTCCCTCAGAGGGGCTCCCTTTTAATGGAGGGTTGAATGCATTTTCTTGAGGTGTAGGTGATTCTATTTGGACTTTGATTACTAATGTAACTTGTACTTCTGGTTCAGCTGGAGGCTGGACATGTAAGTGTGTCTTCTGTGTAAGCGCTCTCTTCGGTATATCCTGTTTTTGGGGCGGTGTTGTCATTTGTCTGGTGCTGATGTGTCCAGGCGTGCCGGTTTCTTCACGGTCCAGATCCAGCCCGGTTTGAGGCTGGTGTCCCTGAACATGAACTTCTGTGCCCGAGAGAACTACTGGCTGATGGTGAACTCCACAGACCCGGCTGACCAGCTGCAGTGGCTCGTCCACATCCTCCAGGAAGCCGAGAACAAGGGGGAGAAGGTAAGAGGACGAGGTCCTAGAACATTAAAAGATGAGAACATGGGGTCATCAAATAACCCTGAAAGATGGAACGTGGTCATCCAAAACAACCATATAAGGTGGCGAGTTAAACTAAAGAGAAAAGCACACTTCTAGAGACCTGCTTGATGTTGCCATTGGTGTTTTTGACACTAACATCTTAAAAAAAGTCCCATCTTGATCAGCGTGCAACAGCAGTGTTTGgctattttgttttcttttaaaaacaataGGAGCCTTATCACCCTTATAGGTCCTTCCCGTTCTGTCCCATTCTGTCGTTGCTAGAGAGGACCTGCCTAGTGACGGGTCTGAGTAATCCAGTCAGATCAAATGCATCGGTGGCAAATACCATAGCTCTGCTCATTCTCAGTGGAGTTGCAGCTGAATGGCTGTCAATTATGATGTTTTGGCCTAATGTAGGTCTTGACAACCTGTATATGatctctatttatttatttatttatatatatatatatttgggtGTGGTTTCACTTTGGTGGTCTCCGGTGGAGTTTGTTCGTTCCCAATATAGCCATTGAGTAGGGCTGTGTTTGATGGTTCCCAATATAGCCATTGAGTAGGGCTGTGTTTGATGTTCTTTACCCCTTTTCAGGTTCATATCATCGGCCACATCCCGCCTGGACTTTGTCTAGCCAGCTGGAGCTGGAACTACTATCACATAATCAACAGGTCAGTGCAGCACTGAccccggcgtgtgtgtgtgaatttgctCTTTATGTAAATGTAGAACTTAAACCATGTACACCATGTCTTGACTACCTTTGAAACAGTGGGACCAAGAATGAATTGTGTATTAGTACATACATTTACTTTATTTCATTGCAAATGCACCCGAGTGAAATGTATGTACAGTGTACATGTTGGGCAGAAAGTTAATTTAAAGTTAGTCACTAATTATTCCTTTATAGGTCTTCCATCAGACAATTCTGTTGGAGGTGTTGTGCAATAACTCATTAgatttagtgtttttttaaaaattacaaaataaaatctGTTGGTAATGTTATGATCTCTAAAACTGACCTAGGTCAACATCAGGGTTGAATTGGTGACTTAATatgttcgtttttttttatttattgccaGCTATTTCAGCGAAGTTTTATTTGCATGTTGAAATGCACTAATGTCAGGGTCAGTCACGGTTCCTACAGTTGGGCCATTTGTTTGTGGATAATGTTCTACTTGTGACCTTTATTGTAATTTTTATTGATTGTTTTGTAGGTATGAAGGCACCATCACGGGCCAGTTCTTTGGTCACACCCACGTTGATGAGTTTCAGGTGTTTTATGACGAGGAGACCATGACCCGGCCGCTGAGCATAGCCTACATCGCTCCGAGTGTTACCACCTACATTAACCTCAACCCAGGTAGACTCACTCTTCAGACCCATCAAGCCTCgttcataatgttttttttttttttcccctttttagATATCTTTTATCAATTAGTTCTACTCGTTAACATGGGTTCTGAAAATGAAACATACCTGCAGAAATAAAGAAGAAACTGGCATGTAATTGAGACCGCAAAGGTACCTTGACGAGTGGTTTTGGCATAATGTAAGAAGCAACAAGTCAATCCCTGTGGCTGTGGATTATAGGCATTAAATCACTGGTCTCATCCGTGTGTTACACTCTGCTTCACCCCCCATCAGCTGGTGGTTTGATTGATATTTTACATACTGGTCTTTAGTGCCATAGATTTTCCAATTCTAAGCATTGGTACAGTAGTGCTAGGAGTGGAGAATGGGTAGCGATGGGATAGTCAATTTAATCCtgaatttccctcgggatatgTGTATGTAATGGAGTGTTCCAATTCACTGTGTTGCAATGACTGTTTGCTGGCAGAGATGTGTTCTGGGTTATTCAAGGTTAGAGAACTTGAATGCATGTGAAGCAGTTTTTTGTCCTGGCACGGTATTGAAAAAAGCAGAATTGGgttatatttgtatgtttttgtttctgccaggctaTCGTGTGTATTACGTGGATGGAAACTACCCTGGCAGTTCCCGTTTCGTCCTGGATCACCAGACATACATCCTCAATCTCACCGAGGTCAACGACCACCTCGATTCGACCTCGCCCCCCTCCGCACCTGACCCCAACCCCAAATGGAACCTCCTGTACCAGGCCACTAAGGCCTATGGCTTACCCAGCCTCCTCCCCTCCAACTGGAACAGTCTCATCCAGACCTTTGTGCGGGATGACCAGTACTTCCAGATGTACTGGTACCTGAGGCACAAGGGCCACGTGTCGAAGCCTTGTAAAGAAACCTGCAAGACGGCCATCATCTGCTTCCTGCGTAGCGGCCGCTACGATGAGCTGCAGCAGTGCGACGCGGGCCTCACCCGAAAGGAAGCCGCTTCACTCATGAAACCCATGTGTTGACATTTCACGGGTGTGGAGGCGGGGGTGTTGGATGTTGGCAGAGAAAATGGATCACGGTTCATCTTTCAAGACGCTGTGAAAACGCTGCATGTGTGACTGGTGTATAATCGCTCTCATGGACAACCAGTCATCTTCAGTTCTGGTTCTTGTGAACTTTTGTGGCACTTACTCAAGCTGTTAAACTTGGTTGTCTGTGGACTTTATTCAGTCATTgattgtctttctgtgtgtctgtctggattcattcattcatgtcatGATGTGTTGCACAGAAGCTTCCCAGACCTTGTATCTCTGAGTGGAACTtgattgacagtgtgtgtgtgtgtcttggctgTGGTTATGCCGATAACTCAGGTGTTTGAGAGATGTGTGATCTGAATACAGAAAAAGAGTGAATAAAGAAATGTATTGGGAAATTCTCATCATGCCTTAAAGTTCTCAAGTCTTGTGTGGTTTCTTACACACTTCTTCCCCTGCTGTTTTGAAATATGTGTGCTTCGGCAATGCACTTTTGGATTAGATGGCCAGCAAGCAAAACTTGTCTTATTTgtatataataattttttgaGTGTGTTGGATCCCATATTTGGTGGCCTAAATGAGGTGTTCTAATTTTACACATTGGGCTTTCGTGGTTTCTttgcaaacaaaaataaaagtcctTGGATTTAACTGTTGGTCTACTGTGTTTTGGCAGAAAGTTGTCGTCCTGTAAGaaattgctgcatcaaccacaaggAACTTCTCTTTTTCTTACAAATTGGCGAGCCACCTATCCTGCAATTTCTGAAAGGGGGGAATTGGTGACAGTGCCT contains:
- the timm10b gene encoding mitochondrial import inner membrane translocase subunit Tim10 B; protein product: MEHIQQLRNLKDFLMVYNRMTEICFQRCTTNFNYRSLTMDEERCVDGCAGKLIRTNHRLMGTYVELMPGMVQRRMEELESKSAEMAKEEAQAAGAGVALTAVPAVPGPAAVDVPVAVVPPDVAAAFTTADAPPVFVSEATGAVPDLSASASQAADMPVMNGLSLNAAAGNGAPVFVMPPILAPELSAPLDLVPLMTESPSSEAKVSVPTAVKASSTPIAIPSVTELPIQGSALSISEEMKIFSPIELPSTAPPPALSVSALLTESSPSVPNFVKASSDVIAPVPVPKPVDMPNGIMSKPSPESISGSAADSKSSS
- the smpd1 gene encoding sphingomyelin phosphodiesterase, which codes for MHTFKVCFVGFSCLFVMVTLIHFASSIPLQEKDFGQLRFVEQLDRFGVGFGWRNLTCPLCKTLFTILDIALLSDTNKQRVAHAMGEACVHLHLADEHVCREITELFSDDFITTLQQSLLWPSEACAIVVGPSCGHFDIYAPWNVTLPSVPKPPVTPPVPPSPGAPQSRVLFLTDIHWDREYAEGSAVDCKDPLCCRNSSGLPSWKHHGAGFWGTYSKCDLPLRTVENLLENVAKDGPWDWVYWTGDIPAHNVWAQTRAQQLNELTTISRLIRKHLGPNVTVYPAVGNHESTPVNSFPPPFIHGNRSSTWLYDTMAEEWAPWLPPQALKTIRRAGFFTVQIQPGLRLVSLNMNFCARENYWLMVNSTDPADQLQWLVHILQEAENKGEKVHIIGHIPPGLCLASWSWNYYHIINRYEGTITGQFFGHTHVDEFQVFYDEETMTRPLSIAYIAPSVTTYINLNPGYRVYYVDGNYPGSSRFVLDHQTYILNLTEVNDHLDSTSPPSAPDPNPKWNLLYQATKAYGLPSLLPSNWNSLIQTFVRDDQYFQMYWYLRHKGHVSKPCKETCKTAIICFLRSGRYDELQQCDAGLTRKEAASLMKPMC